A stretch of DNA from Halococcus salifodinae DSM 8989:
GCGAGGAAGACAATCACGGGCTCCTCAACCGACTCACGCCCTGACACCGTCCTGGTATGTCAATACACACACCCAACTTCTGTCCCCGCTGCGGTACCGAACTGGAGCCAGACGAGTTCGATGGCGACACACGTGGCTACTGCTCGGTCTGCGAAACCCACGTATTTCACCTGCCGAGTCCAGCTGCGGGAGTAGTTGTTCTCGATGGCGACCGCGTGTTGTTGGTCCAACGAGATCGGCCACCGTTCGAGGGACAGTGGGAACTCCCCGCTGGCGTCATCGAGCACGGCGAGACGCCACGCGAGGCAGCAGCCAGAGAGCTCACCGAGGAGACCACACTCAATGTCACTTCGGATGCGCTCATACTCACCAAATCGGGAGGGCACGCTCTTGGAGCGACGAACGAGGAAGACGAAGAGGATGAGAATTCATCTGAGTCGGATGTGTTCGTCGTCGAGACCACCTTCGCAGTGAGTCGCAGCGAGACAACGGGCGAGCCGGCCGCTGGCGGGGGCGAACGCGCTGCGCG
This window harbors:
- a CDS encoding NUDIX hydrolase: MSIHTPNFCPRCGTELEPDEFDGDTRGYCSVCETHVFHLPSPAAGVVVLDGDRVLLVQRDRPPFEGQWELPAGVIEHGETPREAAARELTEETTLNVTSDALILTKSGGHALGATNEEDEEDENSSESDVFVVETTFAVSRSETTGEPAAGGGERAARFWPLAEIRPDLRPGEHERIRHSIQALDS